A genome region from Oenanthe melanoleuca isolate GR-GAL-2019-014 chromosome 2, OMel1.0, whole genome shotgun sequence includes the following:
- the LOC130249370 gene encoding heterochromatin-associated protein MENT-like has protein sequence METPSVSTNSFTVDLYKKLNETSKGQNIFFSPWSIVTALAMVHLGAKGDTATQMAEVLHFNRTAREEGPSETTRPSPARPKKRKMDPEQEGAENIHSGFKKLLSDINKRRSTYLLKSANRLYEEKTYPLLPKFLQLITSYYNAKPQSVNFKRAAERVRAQINSWVENKTERKIQSLLPPGSLHSRTVLVLVNAIYFKGKWEKKFLEKNTSEMPFRISKTKTKPVQMMSLKDTFFILHETTMKFRIIELPYVKNELSMFILLPDDISDNTTGLELVERELTYEKLTEWTKPDNMMKTEVDLYLPKLKVEENYDLKSPLSSMGIQNAFDPGQADFTGMSAKKDLFISQVIHKAFVEVNEEGTEAAAATGVLMMRSRVLTTTFKADHPFLFFIRHNKSQTILFFGRFCSP, from the exons ATGGAAACTCCCTCAGTGTCAACCAACAGCTTCACTGTGGATCTTTACAAAAAGCTGAACGAAACTTCCAAAGgccaaaacattttcttttctccttggaGTATTGTAACTGCTCTTGCCATGGTCCACCTGGGTGCAAAAGGAGACACCGCAACCCAGATGGCTGAG GTTCTTCATTTTAACCGGACTGCAAGAGAAGAAGGTCCATCTGAGACAACACGGCCTTCTCCAGCAAgaccaaagaaaagaaagatg GATCCTGAGCAAGAGGGAGCAGAAAACATCCACTCTGGCTTCAAAAAACTCCTGTCTGACATCAACAAACGCAGAAGCACTTATTTGTTGAAGAGTGCCAATCGACTGTATGAGGAAAAGACCTACCCATTATTGCCT AAGTTCTTACAACTCATTACAAGCTATTACAATGCAAAGCCACAATCTGTAAACTTTAAGAGAGCTGCAGAACGAGTCAGAGCACAGATCAATTCATGggtagaaaataaaactgaga GGAAAATACAGAGTCTTCTGCCTCCAGGATCTCTCCATTCTCGCACTGTGTTGGTCTTAGTAAATGCcatttatttcaaaggaaagtgggaaaagaaatttctggagaaaaataCTTCTGAGATGCCCTTCAGAATAAGCAAG ACCAAGACTAAACCAGTACAGATGATGTCTTTGAAAGATACATTTTTCATACTCCATGAAACCACCATGAAATTCAGAATCATTGAGCTGCCATATGTGAAAAATGAACTCAGCATGTTCATTCTCCTACCGGATGACATCAGTGATAACACCACTGGCCTGGAGCTG GTGGAAAGAGAGCTGACGTATGAGAAATTGACTGAATGGACCAAACCAGACAATATGATGAAAACTGAAGTGGATCTGTACCTGCCCAAGTTGAAGGTGGAAGAGAATTATGACCTTAAatcccctctgagcagcatGGGGATACAGAATGCTTTTGACCCAGGTCAGGCTGATTTCACAGGGATGTCAGCAAAGAAGGATCTTTTCATCTCCCAAGTTATTCACAAAGCTTTTGTGGAAGTCAATGAAGAAGGTACcgaggcagcagctgccacaggtGTCTTGATGATGAGATCGAGAGTCCTAACGACGACTTTCAAAGCTGACcacccttttcttttcttcatcaGACACAACAAATCACAAACCATTCTCTTCTTCGGCAGGTTTTGCTCTCCCTAG
- the LOC130250259 gene encoding serpin B6-like, with protein MESLCAANTTFALELLRKLCEKKSGQNVFFSPFSISSALSMVLLGSRGSTEAQIQKVLSLNNAQDAHNGYQSLLSEINDPNTKYILRTANRLYGEKTFEFLKSFTESSQKSYHAGLEQMDFLHAWEDARKQINGWVEERTEGKIQNLLAQGILNSLTRLVLVNAIYFKGNWEEQFNKESTRERPFYINKNETRPVQMMFKEANFNMTYIGDIQTKILELPYVGNELSMIILLPDAIQDGSTGLERLERELTYEKLIDWINPEMMDSTKVRVSLPRFKLEENYDLKPLLSSMGMPDAFETGKADFSGISSGNELVLSEAVHKSFVEVNEEGTEAAAATAAVMMMRCALRVPDFTADHPFLFFIRHNKTRSILFCGRFCSP; from the exons atGGAAAGCCTGTGTGCAGCAAACACCACTTTTGCACTGGAGCTGTTAAGAAAGCTGTGTGAGAAGAAAAGTGGTCAGAATGTGTTCTTTTCACCGTTTagtatttcttctgctttgtctATGGTTTTGCTGGGTTCAAGAGGTAGCACTGAAGCCCAAATACAAAAG GTGCTTTCTCTGAATAACGCCCAGGATGCTCACAATGGGTATCAATCCCTTCTGTCCGAAATTAATGATCCAAACACCAAATACATCCTGAGAACTGCGAACCGGCTCTATGGAGAAAAGACATTTGAGTTTCTCAAA TCATTTACAGAGTCGAGTCAGAAATCCTACCATGCTGGCCTAGAACAGATGGACTTCCTACATGCTTGGGAGGATGCCAGGAAACAAATCAATGGCTGGGTGGAGGAGAGGACTGAAG GTAAAATTCAGAACCTGTTGGCACAGGGGATTCTGAATTCTCTTACCAGACTTGTGTTGGTGAATGCCATCTATTTCAAAGGCAACTGGGAAGAGCAGTTTAACAAAGAGAGTACCAGAGAAAGGCCATTCTACATTAATAAG AATGAAACCAGACCTGTGCAGATGATGTTCAAGGAGGCAAATTTTAACATGACCTACATTGGGGACATCCAGACCAAAATCCTTGAGCTGCCCTATGTGGGTAATGAACTGAGCATGATCATCCTGCTCCCTGATGCCATCCAGGATGGATCCACAGGCTTGGAAAGA ctggagaGAGAACTTACATATGAGAAGCTAATAGATTGGATCAATCCTGAAATGATGGACTCTACAAAGGTGAGGGTGTCTTTACCCAGGTTTAAATTGGAAGAAAATTATGATCTGAAGCCCCTTCTGAGCAGCATGGGAATGCCTGATGCATTTGAGACAGGGAAGGCAGACTTCTCAGGAATCTCGTCTGGCAACGAGCTGGTGCTGTCTGAAGCGGTTCACAAGTCCTTTGTGGAAGTCAATGAAGAAGGcactgaagcagctgctgccacagctgcagtgatGATGATGCGCTGTGCACTGAGAGTTCCGGATTTCACTGCTGACCatcccttcctcttcttcatccGGCACAACAAAACCCGCAGCATTTTGTTCTGTGGCCGATTTTGCTCTCCCTAA
- the LOC130248797 gene encoding uncharacterized protein LOC130248797, producing the protein MESLCAANTTFALDLLRKLCEKKSGQNVFFSPFSISSALSMVLLGSRGSTEAQIQKVLSLHNTQDAHNGYQSLLSKINDPNTRYILRTANRLYGEKTFEFLRSFTESSQKSYHAGLEQMDFLHAWEDARKQINGWVEERTEGKIQNLLAEGIVNSLTRLVLVNAIYFKGNWKEQFNRRSTRERPFHINKNETRPVQMMFKEADFNMTYIGDIQTKILELPYVGNELSMIILLPDAIQDGSTGLERLERELTYEKLMDWIRPERMNSTNMWVSLPRFKLEEDYNLKTILTNLGMPDAFDKEKADFSGMSSGNGLVLSEMVHKSFVEVNEEGTEAAAVSMMCCELMEVPEFTADHPFLFFIRHNKTRSILFCGRFCCPVWRELSTPVAEPRAVSLPRARRALSRGCRRPGGARPRWGCAGREGSGAASGLCPPSGHPSAAGRHRQRRRRLFLGCRNRSACGQREAKFFSRILPAQLAGSKPSVHTLSSMESLCAANTTFALDLLRKLCEKKSGQNVFFSPFSISSALSMVLLGSRGSTEAQIQKVLSLNNTQDAHNGYQSLLSKINDPNTRYILRTANRLYGEKTFEFLRSFRESSQKSYHAGLEQMDFLHAWEDARKQINGWVEERTEGKIQNLLAEGILDSLTRLVLVNAIYFKGNWKEQFNRRSTRERPFHISKNETRPVQMMFKEADFNMTYIGDFRTKILELPYVGNELSMIILLPDAIQDGSTGLERLERELTYEKLMDWIRPERMNSTNVRVSLPRFKLEEDYNLKPILTNMGMPDAFDKEKADFSGMSSGNELVLSEVVHKSFVEVNEEGTEAAAATAVMVYYCALVEVLDFTADHPFLFFIRHNKTRSILFCGRFCCP; encoded by the exons atGGAAAGCCTGTGTGCAGCAAACACGACTTTTGCACTGGACCTGTTAAGAAAGCTGTGTGAGAAGAAAAGTGGTCAGAATGTGTTCTTTTCACCCTTTagtatttcttctgctttgtctATGGTTTTGCTGGGTTCAAGAGGTAGCACTGAAGCCCAAATACAAAAG GTGCTTTCTCTGCACAACACCCAGGATGCTCACAATGGCTATCAATCCCTTCTGTCCAAAATTAATGATCCAAACACCAGATACATCCTGAGAACTGCGAACCGGCTCTATGGAGAAAAGACATTTGAGTTTCTCAGA TCATTTACAGAGTCGAGTCAGAAATCCTACCATGCTGGCCTAGAACAGATGGACTTCCTGCATGCTTGGGAGGATGCCAGGAAACAAATCAATGGCTGGGTGGAGGAGAGGACTGAAG GTAAAATTCAGAACCTGTTGGCAGAGGGGATAGTGAATTCTCTTACCAGACTTGTGTTAGTGAATGCCATCTATTTCAAAGGCAACTGGAAAGAGCAGTTCAACAGACGGAGTACCAGAGAAAGGCCATTCCACATTAATAAG AATGAAACCAGACCTGTGCAGATGATGTTCAAGGAGGCAGATTTTAACATGACCTACATTGGGGACATCCAGACCAAAATCCTTGAGCTGCCCTATGTGGGTAATGAACTGAGCATGATCATCCTGCTCCCTGATGCCATCCAGGATGGATCCACAGGCTTGGAAAGA CTGGAAAGAGAACTTACATATGAGAAGCTGATGGATTGGATTAGACCTGAAAGAATGAACTCTACAAACATGTGGGTGTCTTTACCCAGATTTAAACTGGAAGAAGATTACAATCTTAAAACTATTTTAACAAACTTGGGAATGCCAGATGCATTTGATAAAGAGAAGGCAGACTTCTCAGGAATGTCATCTGGGAATGGGCTGGTGCTGTCTGAAATGGTTCACAAGTCCTTTGTGGAAGTCAATGAAGAAGGCActgaagcagctgcagtttcGATGATGTGCTGTGAACTTATGGAAGTTCCAGAATTCACTGCTGACCatcccttcctcttcttcatccGGCACAACAAAACTCGCAGCATTTTGTTCTGTGGCAGATTTTGCTGTCC TGTGTGGCGGGAGTTGAGCACCCCTGTGGCAGAGCCCCGGGCGGTGTCGCTGCCCCGGGCCAGGCGGGCGCTGTCCCGCGGGTGTCGCCGGCCGGGCGGGGCTCGGCCGCGCTggggctgcgcggggcgggaggggagcggggcagccTCCGGCCTGTGCCCGCCCTCGGGGCATCCTTCGGCAGCGGGGCGGCATCGGCAGCGCCGGCGGAGATTGTTCCTGGGCTGCCGGAACCGCAGCGCTTGTGGGCAGCGTGAG gcAAAGTTCTTCAGCCGaatcctcccagcccagctggcaggtTCAAAACCCAGCGTGCACAC ACTCAGCAGCATGGAAAGCCTCTGTGCAGCAAACACGACTTTTGCACTGGACCTGTTAAGAAAGCTGTGTGAGAAGAAAAGTGGTCAGAATGTATTCTTTTCACCGTTTagtatttcttctgctttgtctATGGTTTTGCTGGGTTCAAGAGGTAGCACTGAAGCCCAAATACAAAAG GTGCTTTCTCTGAATAACACCCAGGATGCTCACAATGGCTATCAATCCCTTCTGTCCAAAATTAATGATCCAAACACCAGATACATCCTGAGAACTGCGAACCGGCTCTATGGAGAAAAGACATTTGAGTTTCTCAGA TCATTTAGAGAGTCGAGTCAGAAATCCTACCATGCTGGCCTAGAACAGATGGACTTCCTGCATGCTTGGGAGGATGCCAGGAAACAAATCAATGGCTGGGTGGAGGAGAGGACTGAAG GTAAAATTCAGAACCTGTTGGCAGAGGGGATTCTGGATTCTCTGACCAGACTTGTGTTGGTGAATGCCATCTATTTCAAAGGCAACTGGAAAGAGCAGTTCAACAGACGGAGTACCAGAGAAAGGCCATTCCACATTAGTAAG AATGAAACCAGACCTGTGCAGATGATGTTCAAGGAGGCAGATTTTAACATGACCTACATTGGGGACTTCCGGACCAAAATCCTTGAGCTGCCCTATGTGGGTAATGAACTGAGCATGATCATTCTGCTCCCTGATGCCATCCAGGATGGATCCACAGGCTTGGAAAGA CTGGAGAGAGAACTTACATACGAAAAGCTGATGGATTGGATTAGACCTGAAAGAATGAACTCTACAAACGTGAGGGTGTCTTTACCCAGATTTAAACTGGAAGAAGATTACAATCTTAAACCTATTTTAACAAACATGGGAATGCCAGATGCATTTGATAAAGAGAAGGCAGACTTCTCAGGAATGTCATCTGGGAATGAACTGGTGCTGTCTGAAGTGGTTCACAAGTCCTTTGTGGAAGTCAATGAAGAAGGcactgaagcagctgctgccacagcagtgaTGGTGTACTACTGTGCTCTTGTGGAAGTTCTGGATTTCACTGCTGACCatcccttcctcttcttcatccGGCACAACAAAACCCGCAGCATTTTGTTCTGTGGCAGATTTTGCTGTCCCTAA
- the LOC130250258 gene encoding serpin B6-like: protein MESLCAANTTFALDLLRKLCEKKSGQNVFFSPFSISSALSMVLLGSRGSTEAQIQKVLSLHNTQDAHNGYQSLLSKINDPNTRYILRTANRLYGEKTFEFLKSFRESSQKSYHAGLEQMDFLHAWEDARKQINGWVEERTEGKIRNLLAEGILDSLTRLVLVNAIYFKGNWEEQFNKRSTRERPFHINKNETRPVQMMFKEANFNMTYIGDFQTKILELPYVGNELSMIILLPAAIQDGSTGLERLERELTYEKLMDWIRPERMNSTNVRVSLPRFKLEEDYNLKPILTNMGMPDAFDKEKADFSGMSSGNELVLSEVVHKSFVEVNEEGTEAAAATAAVMMYCCALVEVPEFTADHPFLFFIRHNKTRSILFCGRFCSP from the exons ATGGAAAGCCTGTGTGCAGCAAACACCACTTTTGCACTGGACCTGTTAAGAAAGCTGTGTGAGAAGAAAAGTGGTCAGAATGTATTCTTTTCACCGTTTagtatttcttctgctttgtctATGGTTTTGCTGGGTTCAAGAGGTAGCACTGAAGCCCAAATACAAAAG GTGCTTTCTCTGCACAACACCCAGGATGCTCACAATGGCTATCAATCCCTTCTGTCCAAAATTAATGATCCAAACACCAGATACATCCTGAGAACTGCGAACCGGCTCTATGGAGAAAAGACATTTGAGTTTCTCAAA TCATTTAGAGAGTCGAGTCAGAAATCCTACCATGCTGGCCTAGAACAGATGGACTTCCTGCATGCTTGGGAGGATGCCAGGAAACAAATCAATGGCTGGGTGGAGGAGAGGACTGAAG GTAAAATTCGGAACCTGTTGGCAGAGGGGATTCTGGATTCTCTGACCAGACTTGTGTTGGTGAATGCCATCTATTTCAAAGGCAACTGGGAAGAGCAGTTCAACAAACGGAGTACCAGAGAAAGGCCATTCCACATTAATAAG AATGAAACCAGACCTGTGCAGATGATGTTCAAGGAGGCAAATTTTAACATGACCTACATTGGGGACTTCCAGACCAAAATCCTTGAGCTGCCCTATGTGGGTAATGAACTGAGCATGatcatcctgctccctgctgctaTCCAGGATGGATCCACAGGCTTGGAAAGA CTGGAGAGAGAACTTACATACGAAAAGCTGATGGATTGGATTAGACCTGAAAGAATGAACTCTACAAACGTGAGGGTGTCTTTACCCAGATTTAAACTGGAAGAAGATTACAATCTTAAACCTATTTTAACAAACATGGGAATGCCAGATGCATTTGATAAAGAGAAGGCAGACTTCTCAGGAATGTCATCTGGGAATGAGCTGGTGCTGTCTGAAGTGGTTCACAAGTCCTTTGTGGAAGTCAATGAAGAAGGcactgaagcagctgctgccacagctgcagtgatGATGTACTGCTGTGCACTTGTGGAAGTTCCAGAATTCACTGCTGACCatcccttcctcttcttcatccGGCACAACAAAACTCGCAGCATTTTGTTCTGTGGCCGATTTTGCTCTCCCTAA